A single window of Acidobacteriota bacterium DNA harbors:
- the serS gene encoding serine--tRNA ligase: MLDINWLRENLQEAEEKLSLRGQKINLNGFKNLDRERKELLQRIEKLRAERNKISKEVEVLKKSGESAERKIGMVKKIREEIKELEDKLKDKELLLNDLMLNLPNIPHHSVPVGNDSSDNLEIKRVGEIRKFDFEPKPHWDLGVELGILDFERASKIAGSRFSIYYGLGAKLERALINFMLDVHTKERGYYEVLPPFISNEDSLIGTGNLPKFKEDLFKIEGYNFYLIPTAEVPLTNLFRDEILNVDELPKRYVAYTPCFRSEAGSYGKDVRGLIRQHQFNKVELMTFTLPEKSYEELERLLSDAEEILKRLELPYRVVSLCTGDLGFAASKTYDIEVWMPSKNEYMEISSCSNFESFQSRRSNIRFRRDSSSKPEFLHTLNGSGLAIGRTVSAILENFQQKDGSILIPEALRPYMDGVDKISKQ, translated from the coding sequence ATGTTAGATATTAACTGGCTGAGGGAGAATTTACAGGAAGCTGAGGAAAAGCTCAGCTTAAGAGGTCAGAAGATTAATTTGAATGGATTCAAGAATCTGGATAGAGAAAGAAAAGAGCTTCTTCAAAGAATTGAAAAGCTAAGAGCAGAAAGAAATAAAATATCAAAAGAAGTGGAGGTCCTTAAAAAATCAGGTGAATCAGCAGAGAGAAAAATAGGAATGGTTAAAAAAATTAGGGAGGAAATTAAAGAACTTGAAGATAAACTGAAGGATAAAGAATTATTGTTAAATGATTTAATGTTAAATTTACCCAACATTCCCCATCACTCAGTTCCAGTTGGAAATGATTCTTCAGATAACCTTGAGATAAAAAGAGTGGGGGAGATTCGGAAATTTGATTTTGAACCAAAACCGCACTGGGATTTAGGGGTAGAGCTTGGAATTCTTGATTTTGAGAGAGCCTCAAAAATTGCAGGATCCCGATTCTCTATATATTACGGTCTTGGGGCTAAATTGGAAAGGGCACTCATAAATTTTATGCTCGATGTTCACACAAAAGAAAGAGGATATTATGAAGTTTTGCCTCCTTTTATCTCAAATGAGGATAGTTTAATCGGAACAGGCAATCTTCCGAAATTCAAGGAGGATTTATTTAAAATTGAAGGATATAATTTTTATTTAATCCCAACAGCTGAAGTTCCCCTTACAAATCTATTCAGAGATGAGATTTTGAATGTAGATGAATTACCAAAAAGATACGTGGCTTATACTCCCTGTTTTCGCTCTGAAGCAGGGTCATATGGAAAAGATGTAAGAGGACTTATAAGGCAGCATCAATTTAATAAGGTTGAATTAATGACATTTACTCTGCCAGAGAAATCTTATGAAGAGTTAGAAAGGCTTCTTTCAGATGCTGAAGAAATTCTTAAAAGATTAGAATTGCCCTATAGAGTTGTGAGTTTATGCACTGGTGATTTAGGGTTTGCAGCTTCAAAAACTTATGACATTGAAGTATGGATGCCAAGTAAGAATGAATATATGGAAATCTCATCCTGCAGCAATTTTGAAAGCTTTCAGTCAAGAAGGTCAAACATAAGATTTAGAAGAGATTCCAGCTCAAAGCCAGAATTTCTCCATACTTTAAATGGCTCAGGGTTGGCAATAGGAAGAACTGTGTCTGCTATCCTTGAGAATTTCCAGCAGAAAGATGGGAGCATCCTGATTCCAGAAGCTTTAAGACCATATATGGATGGGGTAGATAAAATCAGCAAACAATGA
- a CDS encoding ATP-binding cassette domain-containing protein, which yields MIIKSKEDVLKGINLMIKPGEKALIQGPNGSGKSTIVKLILGLYRIERGNIFIDGHDINTLSLSSLRERISFVSQNVFLFNDTIKNNILYSRPDAKNEEVEKAAKLAGAYEFIMNLEDGFDTVIGETGKKLSGGERKKLSIARAVLKDSDIIIFDEATSELDLESERRIEELIAERFKERTCIIISHRKWESSPLDRVYILKDGRFNDN from the coding sequence ATGATTATTAAATCAAAAGAGGATGTTCTGAAAGGAATTAATCTCATGATTAAACCAGGGGAGAAGGCTTTGATTCAAGGACCAAATGGCTCAGGGAAAAGCACAATAGTGAAGCTAATCCTTGGACTCTATAGAATAGAAAGGGGAAATATCTTTATAGATGGTCATGATATAAATACTCTCTCTCTTTCCTCTTTAAGGGAAAGAATCTCCTTTGTCTCCCAGAATGTATTTCTCTTTAATGACACAATCAAAAACAACATCCTCTACAGCAGACCTGATGCAAAGAATGAGGAAGTAGAAAAAGCAGCTAAATTAGCAGGAGCTTATGAATTTATAATGAATCTTGAGGATGGTTTTGACACAGTGATAGGAGAAACAGGAAAGAAACTTTCAGGAGGAGAGAGAAAGAAGTTATCAATTGCAAGGGCAGTCCTTAAGGACTCTGACATAATCATATTCGATGAGGCAACCTCAGAGCTTGATTTAGAGTCGGAGAGAAGGATTGAGGAGCTTATTGCTGAGAGATTCAAGGAGAGAACCTGTATCATAATCTCCCACAGGAAATGGGAAAGTAGCCCATTGGACAGGGTATATATCTTAAAAGATGGGAGATTTAATGATAACTAA
- a CDS encoding NHL repeat-containing protein, with amino-acid sequence MIKSRRLKKYYFLFVVFTVNHFIYSSPKNVHISLTEINECEGKIKIDLIRVWGGEEDDEAKFFKEPTDIKINKDGLFYIVDSKQNRIQVFDSTGTFIQTIGRKGPGPGEFLKPYVLSIDGKNRLIVSDIFNRRIQILDDKGKYLNSFKTKSSVYSIDVTQKGEITALEKMGKNYNDSHIVLYDFQGKMIREIGKFVFRINSHSDWDSVFFSTDDSDNFYVSYQGTPLLRKYAYSGEHIMDITYEMPFKVYHKIRPLANSKDIEIIAEKTEILVYGLSLDDYGRIYLVLKTRPLKEKEKKIYEKVVVAAGGEFFELDSKKEIESDHTDLFRLVVFNKLGKVVASKRLDVFCDNIYVHKDRLFILDSNVGMKIYEYRIGF; translated from the coding sequence GTGATAAAGAGTAGAAGATTAAAAAAATACTATTTCTTGTTTGTGGTTTTCACTGTTAACCATTTTATTTATTCATCTCCAAAAAATGTTCATATTTCATTGACAGAGATAAATGAATGTGAAGGTAAAATTAAAATAGATTTAATAAGAGTTTGGGGAGGAGAAGAAGATGATGAAGCAAAGTTCTTCAAAGAGCCAACAGATATAAAAATTAATAAAGATGGTCTATTTTATATAGTTGATTCAAAACAAAATAGAATTCAAGTCTTTGATTCAACTGGAACATTTATACAAACCATAGGAAGAAAGGGTCCCGGCCCAGGAGAATTTTTAAAACCTTATGTTTTATCAATAGACGGGAAAAATCGCCTTATAGTTTCAGACATATTTAACCGTAGGATTCAAATTTTAGATGATAAAGGCAAATATTTAAACAGCTTTAAAACAAAATCGTCTGTTTATTCGATTGACGTAACTCAGAAGGGAGAAATAACAGCATTAGAGAAAATGGGGAAAAATTACAATGATTCTCATATAGTTTTATATGATTTCCAAGGGAAAATGATAAGAGAGATAGGGAAATTTGTTTTCAGGATAAATTCTCATAGTGATTGGGATTCTGTATTTTTCAGTACGGATGATTCAGACAATTTTTATGTATCATACCAAGGAACCCCTTTGCTTCGAAAATACGCATATTCCGGCGAACATATAATGGATATAACTTATGAAATGCCTTTTAAGGTTTACCACAAGATTAGGCCGTTAGCGAATAGCAAAGATATTGAGATAATTGCAGAAAAAACTGAAATTTTGGTATATGGGTTATCCCTTGACGATTATGGAAGGATATACCTTGTTTTGAAAACGAGACCTTTAAAAGAGAAAGAGAAAAAAATCTACGAGAAAGTGGTAGTAGCTGCTGGAGGTGAGTTCTTCGAGTTAGATTCAAAAAAGGAAATTGAATCAGATCATACCGATCTTTTCAGGTTAGTTGTGTTTAATAAGCTGGGTAAAGTTGTGGCTTCAAAGAGACTTGATGTTTTTTGCGATAATATTTATGTTCATAAGGATAGATTGTTTATTCTGGATTCCAATGTAGGGATGAAAATTTATGAATACAGAATTGGTTTTTAA